In Halomarina salina, one DNA window encodes the following:
- a CDS encoding phosphoribosyltransferase family protein: MNRAEKATLQLRAVAVLRTLKRTRTYDELAEETGLPAGDLNRYVNGHVLPGEARARGIVTETGYEALAAELESRIRHDDEGYVDNSDAVFDQPFLDLVAPVVAERFEFETPDVVLTAATDGITLGSAMARHFDARLAYAKKSKETAVEEFVEARKRFESGIELTYYLPEHALAARDSVLVVDDLIRSGETQELLLDIATQTEADVVGVFALIAAGTDGVEVAQSRTDAPVGALTTLD; the protein is encoded by the coding sequence ATGAACCGCGCCGAGAAGGCGACCCTCCAGTTGCGGGCGGTCGCCGTCCTGCGGACGCTCAAGCGGACGCGCACGTACGACGAACTCGCCGAGGAGACGGGGCTCCCGGCCGGCGACCTGAACCGGTACGTCAACGGCCACGTGCTCCCGGGCGAGGCTCGCGCGAGGGGGATCGTCACAGAGACGGGATACGAGGCGCTCGCGGCCGAACTCGAATCCCGCATCCGCCACGACGACGAGGGGTACGTCGACAACTCCGACGCCGTCTTCGACCAGCCGTTTCTGGACCTCGTCGCGCCCGTCGTCGCCGAGCGCTTCGAGTTCGAGACGCCCGACGTGGTGCTCACCGCCGCGACCGACGGCATCACGCTCGGGTCGGCGATGGCCCGGCACTTCGACGCACGCCTCGCGTACGCGAAGAAGTCGAAGGAGACGGCCGTCGAGGAGTTCGTCGAGGCGCGCAAGCGATTCGAGTCCGGCATCGAACTCACCTACTACCTCCCGGAACACGCGCTGGCGGCCCGCGACAGCGTCCTCGTCGTCGACGACCTCATCCGCTCCGGGGAGACGCAGGAACTGCTGCTCGACATCGCGACGCAGACCGAAGCCGACGTCGTCGGCGTGTTCGCACTCATCGCCGCCGGAACCGACGGCGTGGAGGTCGCGCAGTCCCGGACCGACGCCCCCGTCGGTGCGCTGACGACGCTCGACTGA
- a CDS encoding MATE family efflux transporter, translated as MFDLSSDDITEGPVLRAMLVLAAPLLIQNLVQVVQQVVDLFWVGRLDDAAVSAIALAFPVVNLLFSFTAIAPFVGTQILVSQRVGADDTAGARRALFTGLFTTTVLAVVVGALMFVGARPLLDLLTLVRPDVDGGSAAIDFATTYVAVTALGLPLLLLSDVTEAGFLGWGDSKTAMRMNVVAVAVNVVLDPLLIFGFDVGGFAFGGLDIAGAALATILGYTVGGCYGYVRLARGAHGGMLSRATATVDLGEIRELLGVGAPIAGQNVAKQAVDVVLVTVAFVAGGAPALAAWAVGVRVASLAVIPAGGLQQAAQSVIGQNLGAGYVGRAHRATWQGAVVAAVGLGALGVVQWVVPGLIVTTFAPTLSTAGMDLAVEYLRVLAVGYPAMGAMYLFQAGFNGASRTKTSFAASMAQYWGVRLPFAVVGAGVVGIAAFDLGVSAVFWAVTISNVAAAIGLAGYYYYSAEQGMLDRAAEAAAA; from the coding sequence ATGTTCGACCTCTCGTCAGACGACATCACCGAGGGGCCCGTCCTGCGGGCGATGCTCGTGCTGGCGGCCCCGCTGCTGATTCAGAACCTGGTCCAGGTCGTCCAGCAGGTCGTCGATCTGTTCTGGGTCGGTCGTCTCGACGACGCCGCGGTCTCGGCCATCGCGCTCGCGTTCCCGGTGGTGAACCTGCTGTTCTCCTTCACCGCCATCGCGCCGTTCGTCGGGACGCAGATCCTCGTCTCCCAGCGCGTCGGTGCGGACGACACGGCCGGTGCGCGCCGCGCGCTGTTCACCGGGCTGTTCACGACGACGGTCCTCGCCGTCGTGGTCGGGGCGCTGATGTTCGTCGGCGCGCGTCCCTTGCTCGACCTGCTCACGCTCGTCCGGCCGGACGTCGACGGGGGGTCGGCGGCCATCGACTTCGCGACGACGTACGTCGCCGTGACGGCGCTGGGTCTCCCGCTCCTCCTGCTCTCGGACGTCACCGAGGCCGGGTTCCTCGGGTGGGGCGACTCGAAGACGGCGATGCGGATGAACGTCGTCGCCGTCGCGGTCAACGTCGTCCTCGACCCGCTGCTCATCTTCGGGTTCGACGTCGGCGGGTTCGCGTTCGGCGGGCTCGACATCGCGGGCGCGGCGCTCGCGACCATCCTCGGCTACACCGTCGGCGGCTGTTACGGCTACGTTCGCCTCGCTCGCGGTGCACACGGCGGGATGCTCTCGCGAGCGACCGCGACCGTCGACCTCGGGGAGATACGCGAACTGCTCGGCGTCGGCGCGCCAATCGCGGGGCAGAACGTCGCGAAGCAGGCAGTGGACGTCGTCCTCGTCACCGTCGCGTTCGTCGCGGGCGGCGCACCCGCCCTCGCGGCGTGGGCCGTCGGCGTCCGCGTCGCATCCCTCGCCGTCATCCCCGCCGGTGGCCTCCAGCAGGCCGCCCAGAGCGTCATCGGGCAGAACCTCGGGGCGGGGTACGTCGGTCGCGCCCACCGTGCGACGTGGCAGGGTGCGGTCGTCGCTGCGGTCGGCCTCGGCGCGCTCGGGGTCGTCCAGTGGGTCGTCCCCGGTCTCATCGTCACGACGTTCGCGCCGACGCTGTCGACGGCGGGGATGGACCTCGCCGTCGAGTACCTCCGGGTACTCGCGGTCGGCTACCCGGCGATGGGCGCGATGTACCTGTTCCAGGCCGGGTTCAACGGCGCGAGTCGGACGAAGACGAGTTTCGCCGCCAGCATGGCCCAGTACTGGGGCGTCCGCCTCCCGTTCGCCGTCGTCGGGGCCGGAGTGGTCGGCATCGCTGCGTTCGACCTCGGCGTCAGCGCCGTGTTCTGGGCGGTCACCATCTCCAACGTGGCCGCCGCCATCGGACTGGCCGGCTACTACTACTACTCGGCCGAACAGGGGATGCTCGACCGGGCCGCCGAGGCGGCAGCGGCGTGA
- a CDS encoding alpha,alpha-trehalose-phosphate synthase (UDP-forming): MRELSGTSRTVTADEQSDAASVHDDLLVISNRQPYRHRYDDDGEVVTDQPVGGLTAGLDPVVQRVDGTWVAWGDGDADEEMVDEDDCVRVPPDDPSYTLRRVWLDDEDIEGYYYGFSNRVLWPLSHGLVGTMEYQENHWQQYREVNEVFAEAVAENAGENSLVWFQDYHFALAPRFVRERAPGPTLMQFWHIPWPDWDTFRACPVREEVLDGLLANDLLSFHVPRYCENFLGCVDACFDDAVVNESTGEVQRGSETTRVRAFPMGVDVDRIDEEAAACTDEEWVEFAEQIGIDPDVTLSVGVDRLDYTKGIPERLAALERFFEEHPDWQGELTHVQKLSESRSRIPAYGDVADRVEEAIERINGRFATDDWQPVVRLDSHLTTTQLYGLYRRADIALVSPVRDGMNLVAKEYVAAQTDDPGVLLLSELAGAEDELGEFALSIAPYDTASFADTIEQAVTMAEDERRERMANLRAAVAANDVDQWMADIFEEARQVRMARER, encoded by the coding sequence ATGAGGGAACTCTCCGGGACGTCCCGGACCGTCACGGCCGACGAACAGAGCGACGCTGCGAGCGTCCACGACGACCTGCTCGTCATCTCGAACCGACAGCCCTACCGCCACCGATACGACGACGACGGCGAGGTGGTCACCGACCAGCCGGTCGGCGGCCTGACCGCCGGTCTCGACCCGGTCGTCCAGCGCGTCGACGGGACGTGGGTCGCGTGGGGCGACGGCGACGCCGACGAGGAGATGGTCGACGAGGACGACTGCGTCCGGGTCCCGCCGGACGACCCCTCGTACACCCTGCGACGCGTCTGGCTCGACGACGAGGATATCGAGGGCTACTACTACGGCTTCTCGAACCGCGTGCTCTGGCCGCTCAGCCACGGCCTCGTCGGGACGATGGAGTACCAGGAGAACCACTGGCAGCAGTACCGCGAGGTCAACGAGGTGTTCGCCGAGGCCGTCGCCGAGAACGCCGGCGAGAACTCGCTCGTCTGGTTCCAGGACTACCACTTCGCCCTCGCGCCGCGGTTCGTCCGCGAGCGCGCACCCGGTCCGACGCTGATGCAGTTCTGGCACATCCCGTGGCCCGACTGGGACACGTTCCGCGCGTGCCCGGTCCGCGAGGAGGTCCTCGACGGACTGCTCGCCAACGACCTGCTCAGCTTCCACGTCCCTCGATACTGCGAGAACTTCCTGGGCTGCGTCGACGCGTGTTTCGACGACGCCGTGGTCAACGAGTCCACCGGGGAGGTCCAGCGCGGGTCGGAGACGACGCGCGTCCGTGCGTTCCCGATGGGCGTCGACGTGGACCGCATCGACGAGGAGGCGGCCGCCTGCACCGACGAAGAGTGGGTCGAGTTCGCCGAGCAGATCGGCATCGACCCCGACGTGACGCTCTCGGTGGGCGTCGACCGCCTCGACTACACCAAGGGCATCCCGGAGCGCCTCGCCGCGCTCGAACGGTTCTTCGAGGAACACCCCGACTGGCAGGGCGAGTTGACGCACGTCCAGAAGCTCAGCGAGAGTCGCTCGCGCATCCCGGCGTACGGCGACGTCGCGGACCGCGTCGAGGAGGCCATCGAGCGCATCAACGGCCGCTTCGCGACCGACGACTGGCAACCGGTCGTCCGCCTCGACAGCCACCTGACGACGACGCAACTGTACGGCCTCTACCGGCGTGCGGACATCGCGCTCGTCTCGCCCGTTCGCGACGGGATGAACCTCGTCGCCAAGGAGTACGTCGCCGCACAGACGGACGACCCCGGCGTCCTCCTGCTGAGCGAACTCGCGGGGGCGGAGGACGAACTCGGCGAGTTCGCCCTCTCCATCGCCCCCTACGACACCGCGTCGTTCGCCGACACCATCGAGCAGGCGGTGACGATGGCGGAGGACGAACGCCGCGAGCGGATGGCGAACCTGCGCGCGGCCGTCGCCGCCAACGACGTCGACCAGTGGATGGCCGACATCTTCGAGGAGGCCCGGCAGGTACGGATGGCACGAGAACGATGA